The Rhizobium sp. BT03 genome has a window encoding:
- the rpmD gene encoding 50S ribosomal protein L30: MAKATKKAEAKTVTIEQIGSPIRRPDVQQRTLIGLGLNKMHRRRTLEDTPSVRGMIRAVQHLVRVVDEK, encoded by the coding sequence ATGGCCAAGGCTACCAAGAAGGCTGAAGCGAAGACTGTCACGATCGAGCAGATCGGCAGTCCGATTCGCCGTCCGGATGTTCAGCAGCGCACGCTGATCGGTCTCGGACTGAACAAGATGCACCGTCGCCGCACGCTGGAGGATACTCCTTCGGTTCGCGGCATGATCCGTGCTGTCCAGCATCTCGTTCGCGTCGTCGACGAGAAGTGA
- the rpsE gene encoding 30S ribosomal protein S5: protein MAQERRPQREDRQAREERDSEFVDKLVAINRVAKVVKGGRRFGFAALVVVGDQKGRVGFGHGKAREVPEAIRKATEAAKRELIFVPLRDGRTLHHDVHGRHGAGKVLLRSAKVGTGIIAGGPMRAVFETLGMHDVVAKSTGSSNPYNMVRATFDALKHQVHPKDIAAQRGIKYATLQARRSASGNASEE from the coding sequence ATGGCACAGGAAAGAAGGCCGCAGCGGGAAGACCGCCAGGCCCGTGAAGAGCGCGATAGCGAATTCGTCGACAAGCTGGTCGCGATCAACCGCGTCGCCAAGGTCGTCAAGGGCGGCCGTCGTTTCGGTTTCGCAGCACTCGTCGTCGTCGGCGACCAGAAGGGCCGCGTCGGCTTCGGTCATGGCAAGGCACGCGAAGTGCCGGAAGCCATCCGCAAGGCAACGGAAGCAGCCAAGCGCGAACTGATCTTCGTACCGCTGCGTGACGGCCGTACGCTGCATCACGACGTTCATGGCCGCCACGGCGCCGGCAAGGTTCTGCTGCGCTCGGCCAAGGTCGGTACCGGTATCATCGCCGGCGGTCCGATGCGCGCCGTATTCGAAACGCTCGGCATGCACGACGTCGTCGCCAAGTCGACTGGTTCGTCGAACCCCTACAACATGGTTCGCGCCACTTTCGACGCTCTGAAGCACCAGGTTCACCCGAAGGACATCGCAGCTCAGCGCGGCATCAAGTATGCAACGCTGCAGGCTCGTCGTAGCGCCTCCGGCAACGCCTCTGAAGAATAA
- the rplR gene encoding 50S ribosomal protein L18 yields the protein MASRKEALARRANRVRRHLKSVANGRPRLSVHRSSKNIYAQVIDDVAGKTLAAASTLDKDLRGSLKTGADTAAAALVGKLVAERASKAGVTEVVFDRGAFIYHGRIKALADAAREGGLTF from the coding sequence CAACCGCGTGCGCCGTCATCTCAAGTCGGTGGCCAATGGCCGTCCGCGCCTGTCGGTTCATCGCTCCTCGAAGAACATCTACGCTCAGGTTATCGACGATGTTGCCGGCAAGACGCTTGCCGCCGCATCGACCCTCGACAAGGATCTGCGCGGTTCTCTGAAGACCGGTGCCGACACCGCAGCAGCTGCCCTCGTCGGCAAGCTCGTTGCAGAGCGCGCTTCGAAGGCTGGTGTCACCGAGGTCGTGTTCGACCGTGGCGCCTTCATCTATCACGGCCGCATCAAGGCGCTCGCCGATGCAGCCCGCGAAGGCGGTCTCACCTTCTGA